A section of the Salinisphaera sp. T31B1 genome encodes:
- a CDS encoding VOC family protein yields MPELKGIVETVLYTCDMAAARRFFEQVLGLRAHTADHRFTAYPVGSSMLLIFARGETGDTVVLPRNMGTIPPHDGSGRQHVALAVADDDLHAWQAQLKAHGVAVEGHTRWPKGATSLYFRDPDGHLLELVSPGIWPNY; encoded by the coding sequence ATGCCGGAACTCAAGGGCATCGTCGAAACCGTGCTGTACACGTGCGACATGGCCGCGGCGCGGCGATTTTTCGAACAGGTGCTGGGACTGCGCGCGCATACCGCCGATCATCGTTTCACTGCCTATCCGGTGGGTTCGAGCATGCTGCTGATCTTCGCGCGGGGCGAAACCGGTGACACGGTCGTGCTGCCCCGGAACATGGGCACGATTCCGCCTCACGATGGCAGCGGCCGACAGCATGTCGCGCTGGCCGTGGCGGATGACGATCTGCACGCCTGGCAGGCGCAGCTCAAAGCGCACGGCGTGGCCGTCGAAGGGCATACCCGTTGGCCCAAAGGGGCAACGAGCCTTTATTTCCGGGATCCGGACGGTCATCTGCTGGAGCTCGTCAGTCCCGGTATCTGGCCGAATTACTAG
- a CDS encoding aldo/keto reductase, whose protein sequence is MKQLMLPCGECVPALGQGTWYLGDDPDVREQEIAALQAGIDHGMSLIDTAEMYGNGRAERLVGRAIANRRDEVFLVSKVLPSNAGREAARAACEASLARLGTDHLDLYLLHWQGGVPYAQTIEAFERLQAEGKIRHFGISNLDLAATRAFVDTPGGEAIQVNQLLYNLAQRGIEWELLPWLDERGLATMAYSPFDGGDLIRDPALNAFARARDMTPGQAALAWLLSRDRVLPIPKSASRERVIENARALEIELSAEDLAELDRLYAPPAGPTSLQIY, encoded by the coding sequence ATGAAACAGCTGATGTTGCCCTGTGGTGAGTGCGTACCGGCGCTGGGCCAGGGCACGTGGTATCTCGGCGACGATCCGGACGTGCGCGAGCAGGAGATCGCCGCGCTCCAGGCCGGCATCGATCACGGCATGTCGCTGATCGACACCGCAGAGATGTATGGCAACGGCCGTGCCGAACGACTGGTCGGCCGGGCCATCGCCAACCGACGCGACGAGGTATTCCTGGTGAGCAAGGTCCTGCCGTCGAACGCCGGCCGCGAGGCGGCCCGCGCAGCCTGTGAAGCCAGTCTCGCTCGCCTGGGCACCGATCACCTGGATTTGTATCTGCTGCACTGGCAGGGCGGTGTGCCTTACGCACAGACGATCGAAGCCTTCGAACGACTCCAGGCCGAGGGCAAGATCCGCCACTTCGGGATCAGCAATCTGGATCTGGCGGCCACGCGCGCGTTCGTCGATACGCCCGGCGGGGAGGCGATCCAGGTCAATCAGCTGCTCTACAACCTGGCGCAGCGCGGTATCGAATGGGAGCTGCTGCCGTGGCTTGACGAACGGGGGCTGGCGACCATGGCCTACTCGCCGTTCGACGGGGGCGATCTGATACGCGATCCGGCGTTGAACGCGTTTGCGCGTGCCCGCGACATGACTCCCGGCCAGGCGGCACTGGCGTGGTTGTTGTCCCGTGACCGTGTACTGCCGATTCCGAAATCGGCAAGCCGCGAACGCGTGATCGAGAATGCCCGCGCGCTCGAGATCGAACTGTCTGCCGAGGATCTGGCCGAACTGGATCGCCTATACGCACCGCCAGCCGGCCCGACGTCGCTGCAGATCTACTAG